One uncultured Alphaproteobacteria bacterium genomic region harbors:
- a CDS encoding Cupin 2 conserved barrel domain protein (fragment), with translation MTATASKYRHSLKDLPSIAPNASIRAKMIASEELLMSFIECPPETDLAMHSHEAMQVLIVLEGSLDHNVGDESFHLEAGDVVLHPSNIVHGGYSKTGFKGLDIFVPPREDYLELMRRHGLPTPNK, from the coding sequence ATGACCGCCACCGCTTCGAAATATCGCCATTCGCTCAAGGATCTGCCGTCGATCGCGCCGAACGCCAGCATCCGCGCCAAGATGATCGCGTCCGAGGAACTGCTGATGAGCTTCATCGAGTGCCCGCCCGAGACCGACCTCGCGATGCACAGCCACGAGGCGATGCAGGTGCTGATCGTCCTCGAAGGGTCGCTCGACCACAACGTCGGCGACGAGAGCTTCCATCTCGAAGCGGGCGACGTGGTGCTGCATCCCTCCAACATCGTGCACGGCGGTTACAGCAAGACCGGCTTCAAGGGCCTCGACATCTTCGTGCCGCCGCGCGAGGACTATCTCGAACTGATGCGGCGGCACGGCCTGCCGACCCCGAACAAGTAA
- a CDS encoding conserved hypothetical protein (Evidence 4 : Homologs of previously reported genes of unknown function): MKNYFEDLIGKAVLVTGSSTGIGAAVAIGFANVGAKVAVHCNKSRAEGEKVVAAIKAAGGEAVLLSGDVTKSAEAKRVVDETVAAFGRIDVLVNNAGGLIKRTPPADNDDAFVDAVIDLNIRSVVAASRAAIPHFVKQNHGAIISTGSVAARNGGGPGASIYASTKGFVHTFTKSLAKELVAHNVRVNAVAPGVIFTPFHKSTPEAAMEGFKKAIPMGRLGTAEDLVGAYLFLACDGLSGYVTGQVLDVNGGQIMP, translated from the coding sequence ATGAAGAACTATTTCGAGGATCTGATCGGCAAGGCGGTTCTGGTGACCGGTTCGTCCACCGGTATCGGCGCGGCGGTGGCGATCGGCTTCGCCAACGTCGGCGCCAAGGTCGCGGTGCACTGCAACAAGAGCCGCGCCGAGGGCGAAAAGGTGGTCGCGGCGATCAAGGCGGCGGGCGGCGAGGCGGTGCTGCTGTCGGGCGACGTCACCAAGTCCGCCGAGGCGAAGCGCGTCGTCGACGAGACGGTGGCCGCCTTCGGCCGCATCGACGTGCTCGTCAACAACGCCGGCGGTCTGATCAAGCGCACGCCGCCCGCCGACAACGACGACGCGTTCGTCGACGCGGTGATCGACCTCAACATCCGCTCGGTGGTGGCGGCGAGCCGTGCGGCGATCCCGCACTTCGTCAAGCAGAACCACGGCGCGATCATTTCCACCGGTTCGGTGGCGGCGCGCAACGGCGGCGGCCCGGGCGCGTCGATCTACGCTTCGACCAAGGGCTTCGTCCACACCTTCACCAAGAGCCTGGCGAAGGAGCTGGTCGCCCACAACGTGCGCGTCAACGCGGTCGCGCCCGGGGTGATCTTCACGCCGTTCCACAAGTCGACCCCCGAGGCGGCGATGGAGGGCTTCAAGAAGGCGATCCCGATGGGCCGCCTCGGCACCGCCGAGGATCTCGTCGGCGCGTATCTGTTCCTGGCCTGCGACGGTCTCTCCGGCTACGTCACCGGGCAGGTGCTCGACGTCAACGGCGGCCAGATCATGCCCTGA
- the gafA gene encoding GAF domain-containing protein A codes for MTETLTLPEAAGKAETYAALLPQVEAVIAGEDDPIANLANVAAMLKAAFGFHWVGFYRAVEPETLVLGPFQGPLACTRIPFARGVCGAAARGRETVVVPDVDAYPGHIACSSLSRSEIVVPLVAGGATRLVLDVDAAEADAFDETDRVGLEAVVALLKARHW; via the coding sequence ATGACCGAAACCCTGACGTTGCCCGAGGCAGCCGGAAAGGCGGAAACCTACGCGGCGCTGCTGCCGCAGGTGGAGGCGGTGATCGCGGGCGAAGACGACCCGATCGCCAATCTCGCCAACGTCGCGGCGATGCTGAAGGCGGCGTTCGGCTTCCACTGGGTTGGCTTCTATCGCGCGGTGGAGCCGGAGACCCTGGTGCTCGGGCCGTTCCAGGGGCCGCTCGCCTGCACCCGCATCCCGTTCGCGCGCGGGGTGTGCGGCGCTGCGGCGCGCGGCCGGGAGACGGTGGTGGTGCCGGATGTGGACGCGTATCCCGGCCATATCGCCTGTTCCAGCCTGTCGCGGTCGGAAATCGTCGTGCCGCTGGTGGCGGGTGGTGCGACGCGCCTGGTGCTCGACGTCGACGCCGCCGAGGCGGACGCTTTCGACGAAACCGACCGCGTCGGCCTCGAAGCGGTGGTCGCCCTCCTCAAGGCCCGGCATTGGTGA
- a CDS encoding conserved hypothetical protein (Evidence 4 : Homologs of previously reported genes of unknown function): MTAATAQRHAPLRAPHAEIRARFRRVRAETEALAAPLSPEDQTIQSMPDASPTKWHRAHTTWFFETFVLVPHLEGYTTFDPAFRTVFNSYYEQVGPYHPRPQRGVLSRPGAAEVGDYRAHVDAAIERLLDACNDAVAELVLIGTHHEQQHQELILTDIKHALSLSPLAPVYAAVAPEVAAAPPAPPGWWALAGGIRRIGHAPADGPLAFAFDNEGPAHDALIRPCAIADRPVSNGEFRAFVEDGGYRRVELWLSEGWQTVRERGWNAPGYWRRDDRGDWRVYTPHGEKPVRDDEPVCHVSYFEAAAYAQWAGKRLPTEFEWEACMRDRAEAHADDEAPRPHPRPLRPGVRQDVWEWTQSAYAPYPGFRAAAGALGEYNGKFMVNQQVLRGRSCATPFGHARLTYRNFFPAAARWQFAGFRLAEDR, encoded by the coding sequence ATGACCGCAGCCACCGCCCAGCGCCATGCGCCACTCCGCGCGCCGCACGCCGAAATCCGCGCCCGCTTCCGCCGCGTCCGCGCCGAGACCGAGGCGCTCGCCGCGCCGCTTTCGCCCGAAGACCAGACGATCCAGTCGATGCCCGACGCGAGCCCCACCAAGTGGCACCGCGCGCACACCACCTGGTTCTTCGAAACCTTCGTCCTGGTGCCGCACCTCGAAGGCTACACCACCTTCGATCCGGCGTTCCGGACGGTGTTCAATTCCTACTACGAGCAGGTCGGCCCCTATCACCCGCGGCCGCAGCGCGGCGTGCTCTCGCGCCCCGGCGCAGCCGAAGTGGGAGACTACCGCGCCCACGTCGACGCCGCGATCGAACGCCTGCTCGACGCCTGCAACGACGCGGTCGCCGAACTGGTGCTGATCGGCACCCATCACGAGCAGCAGCATCAGGAACTGATCCTCACCGACATCAAGCACGCGCTGTCGCTTTCGCCTCTCGCGCCGGTCTACGCCGCCGTTGCGCCCGAGGTCGCCGCCGCGCCGCCCGCACCGCCCGGCTGGTGGGCCCTCGCGGGCGGCATCCGCCGGATCGGCCACGCCCCGGCGGACGGGCCGCTCGCCTTCGCGTTCGACAACGAAGGTCCGGCCCACGACGCGCTGATCCGCCCCTGCGCGATCGCCGACCGCCCGGTGAGCAACGGCGAGTTCCGCGCCTTCGTCGAGGACGGCGGATATCGGCGGGTCGAGCTCTGGCTGTCCGAGGGCTGGCAGACGGTGCGCGAGCGTGGCTGGAACGCGCCCGGCTACTGGCGCCGGGACGACCGCGGCGACTGGCGGGTCTACACTCCCCACGGCGAGAAACCGGTACGCGACGACGAACCGGTCTGCCACGTCAGCTACTTCGAGGCGGCGGCCTATGCCCAGTGGGCGGGCAAGCGCCTGCCCACCGAATTCGAGTGGGAAGCGTGCATGCGCGACCGCGCCGAAGCCCACGCCGACGACGAAGCCCCCCGCCCCCACCCGCGCCCGCTCCGCCCCGGCGTGCGGCAGGACGTCTGGGAATGGACGCAAAGCGCCTACGCCCCCTATCCCGGCTTCCGTGCCGCCGCGGGCGCGCTCGGCGAATACAACGGCAAGTTCATGGTCAACCAGCAGGTGCTGCGCGGCCGCTCCTGCGCCACGCCGTTCGGCCACGCACGTCTCACCTACCGCAACTTCTTCCCCGCCGCGGCGCGCTGGCAGTTCGCGGGATTCCGCCTCGCCGAGGACCGATGA
- the egtD gene encoding Histidine-specific methyltransferase EgtD: protein MTGGAPQRRTPEPEAEAFRADVAAGLSRPQKSLPCKYLYDDAGSQLFARICELPEYYPTRTETALLAARAEEIAACVGPRARLVELGSGEGVKVRLLLAALDAPTAYVPVDIASGCLAASAKALSRDFPHLRVQPLCADYTRPFALPPAPPGTAATAGFFPGSTIGNFDPEAAVAFLSRIARLLGPGAAMIVGVDLPKDRATLEAAYDDAAGVTAAFNANLLARINRELGGDFDVAAFAHRALWNAGDSRVEMHLVSRTDQTVRIGSHRFAFRAGESIHTENSYKYSPEAFAALARRAGFRPRTFWTDPDALFSIHALVVA from the coding sequence ATGACCGGGGGCGCGCCGCAGCGCCGCACCCCCGAACCGGAGGCCGAGGCGTTCCGCGCCGACGTCGCCGCCGGGCTCTCGCGGCCGCAGAAATCCCTGCCCTGCAAGTACCTTTACGACGACGCCGGATCGCAATTGTTCGCGCGCATCTGCGAACTGCCGGAGTATTACCCCACCCGCACCGAAACCGCCCTGCTCGCCGCCCGCGCCGAAGAGATCGCCGCCTGCGTCGGCCCGCGGGCGCGGCTGGTGGAGCTCGGTTCCGGCGAAGGCGTGAAGGTACGGCTGCTGCTCGCCGCGCTCGACGCGCCGACCGCCTACGTGCCGGTGGACATCGCATCCGGCTGCCTCGCCGCCTCGGCGAAGGCGCTCTCCCGGGACTTTCCGCACCTGCGCGTGCAGCCGCTGTGCGCCGATTACACCCGCCCGTTCGCCCTGCCGCCCGCGCCGCCCGGAACCGCCGCCACCGCCGGTTTCTTCCCCGGCTCGACGATCGGCAACTTCGACCCCGAGGCGGCCGTGGCGTTTCTCTCCCGCATCGCCCGGTTGCTCGGCCCCGGCGCGGCGATGATCGTGGGCGTCGACCTGCCGAAGGATCGCGCGACGCTGGAAGCCGCCTACGACGACGCGGCAGGAGTCACCGCGGCGTTCAACGCCAATCTGCTGGCGCGCATCAACCGCGAACTCGGCGGCGACTTCGACGTCGCCGCCTTCGCCCACCGCGCGCTCTGGAACGCCGGAGACAGCCGCGTCGAAATGCACCTGGTCAGCCGCACCGACCAGACGGTGCGGATCGGCAGCCACCGTTTCGCCTTCCGCGCGGGCGAAAGCATCCACACCGAGAATTCCTACAAATACTCGCCCGAAGCCTTCGCCGCCCTCGCCCGCCGCGCCGGCTTCCGCCCCCGGACCTTCTGGACCGACCCGGACGCCCTCTTCAGCATCCACGCGCTGGTCGTGGCCTGA
- the adeS gene encoding putative Two component sensor histidine kinase AdeS (Evidence 3 : Function proposed based on presence of conserved amino acid motif, structural feature or limited homology), which produces MRGAGNLSRKITRFMVLLALLTTLLSLLGTYAFYAVWFALFPNVEAGDGGDWFPTPLEWGWMALVIGVALSAAILFALKLSKTIITPLNAVAESLRQVAQGNLSIRADIDGHPPDEATQLVRDFNTMAERLERVERERQFWNAAIAHELRTPVTVLRGRLQGLTDGVFEPDPAMFRSLLTQIEGLGRLIEDLRLVGLAESGRLELRRELTDLATAASEVVQVFEPSLREAGFTVSCPADGPAVVCDPVRIRQALLALLENALCHADPGPLRIGVQITEGFCHLLIEDSGPGVSMPLAAQIFEPFQRGNPHGRSGSGLGLAVVQAIARAHGGEVTCRPSTLGGTVFDLHWPI; this is translated from the coding sequence GTGAGGGGGGCTGGAAACCTGAGCCGCAAGATCACCCGTTTCATGGTGTTGCTGGCACTGCTCACCACCCTGCTGTCGCTGCTGGGGACCTACGCCTTCTATGCCGTATGGTTTGCGCTGTTTCCCAACGTCGAGGCCGGCGATGGCGGCGATTGGTTCCCGACGCCGCTGGAATGGGGGTGGATGGCCTTGGTGATCGGCGTTGCGCTGAGCGCCGCCATCCTGTTCGCGCTGAAGCTATCGAAGACGATCATCACGCCGCTGAACGCCGTCGCCGAGAGCCTGCGTCAGGTCGCGCAAGGCAACCTGTCGATCCGCGCCGATATCGACGGCCATCCGCCGGACGAGGCCACGCAGTTGGTCCGGGATTTCAATACGATGGCCGAACGCCTGGAGCGCGTGGAACGAGAGCGTCAATTCTGGAACGCGGCGATCGCGCACGAATTGCGGACCCCGGTTACGGTGCTGCGCGGGCGTCTCCAGGGGCTGACCGACGGCGTGTTCGAGCCGGACCCGGCGATGTTCCGGTCATTGCTGACCCAGATCGAGGGACTGGGAAGGCTGATCGAAGATCTTCGACTGGTGGGGTTGGCGGAAAGCGGACGTCTGGAACTGCGCCGGGAGTTGACCGATCTGGCGACGGCGGCGAGCGAGGTGGTGCAGGTCTTCGAACCTAGCCTGAGGGAGGCGGGTTTCACGGTATCCTGCCCGGCGGACGGTCCGGCGGTCGTGTGCGATCCCGTCCGGATCCGCCAGGCATTGTTGGCGCTGCTGGAAAACGCCCTATGCCACGCCGATCCCGGACCGCTGCGGATTGGGGTTCAAATCACCGAAGGATTTTGTCACCTGCTGATCGAGGATTCCGGTCCGGGTGTGTCCATGCCCCTGGCGGCACAAATCTTCGAGCCGTTTCAGAGGGGAAATCCCCACGGCCGCTCGGGCAGCGGGCTGGGCTTGGCGGTGGTTCAGGCCATCGCCCGGGCCCATGGCGGCGAGGTGACTTGCCGTCCATCGACGTTGGGCGGCACCGTCTTCGACTTGCACTGGCCGATCTGA
- the adeR gene encoding putative DNA-binding response regulator AdeR (Evidence 3 : Function proposed based on presence of conserved amino acid motif, structural feature or limited homology) produces MDAQKSAQSPMTPSIVEPQPLVLVAEDEPEIAEILAAYLARSGLRSVHAADGRRALDLHLSLKPDLIVLDVQMPRLDGWQVLSEVRHRGGTPVIMLTAMDQDIDKLMGLRIGADDYVVKPFNPAEVVARVQAVLRRSRPGGDQPVPRFIRLGRLQADLESHEITVQHDGVVHVLPLTLTEFRILVHLMRAPRRVFEREELLVACLPEGEALERTVDSHVSKLRKKLEAAGFAGVPASVRGVGYRLGDVS; encoded by the coding sequence ATGGACGCCCAAAAAAGTGCGCAGAGCCCCATGACCCCTTCGATTGTCGAACCGCAGCCGTTGGTGCTCGTCGCCGAGGACGAGCCCGAGATCGCCGAGATCCTGGCCGCCTACCTGGCCCGCAGCGGCCTGCGCAGCGTGCATGCCGCCGATGGCCGCCGGGCTTTGGACCTGCACCTGTCCCTCAAACCCGACCTGATCGTTCTGGACGTGCAGATGCCGCGTCTGGATGGCTGGCAGGTGCTGTCGGAAGTGCGCCATCGCGGCGGGACGCCGGTCATCATGCTGACCGCCATGGACCAGGACATCGACAAGCTGATGGGGCTGCGGATCGGAGCGGACGATTACGTGGTCAAGCCGTTCAACCCCGCCGAGGTGGTCGCCCGCGTGCAGGCGGTGCTGCGGCGCTCCCGTCCCGGCGGCGACCAACCGGTTCCGCGTTTCATTCGATTGGGACGGTTGCAGGCCGACCTGGAAAGCCACGAGATCACCGTGCAACACGACGGCGTTGTTCATGTCCTGCCCCTGACCCTGACCGAATTCCGGATTCTGGTGCACCTGATGCGAGCCCCGCGCCGGGTGTTCGAACGCGAGGAGCTTCTGGTTGCCTGCCTGCCCGAAGGCGAGGCACTCGAACGCACGGTGGACAGCCACGTCAGCAAGCTGCGCAAGAAGTTGGAGGCCGCCGGGTTTGCGGGCGTTCCGGCGAGCGTGCGCGGTGTCGGCTATCGGTTGGGAGACGTATCGTGA